The Dictyoglomus sp. genomic interval GGAGAAAAAACTGAAGTCTATAGGTATAAAATTGATACACCTTTTTTAAAGGAAAAATACAATATAAGTTTTGGTTCTGGAATATATTTCCTTGGAAAAGAAGGAGAAGATTTAGTCTTCTTGTCTATAACTGATAGAGGACCTAATGTGGATTCTCCTGATATACTTCTAGATAACAAATTATATCCAAGTAAAATCTTTTTAGTACCTGAGTTTTCACCCCAGATAGGCTATTTAAGGATAAGAAACAATAAATGTTATGTAGATAAATTTTATGAAATCTACAATGAAAATGGGGAGAAATCAACAGGAAAACCTTTACCACTGAATAAGATAGGTTCTACGGGAGAGATTCCTTTGGATGAAAAATTAAAAATAATAAATTTTGATGATTTAGGGCTAGATCCTGAGGGAATAACTATTGATGATAAAGGATTTATTTGGATATGTGAAGAATACGGTCCAAGTATTATTAAAATTGACCCCAAAACTTATAGAATTTTAGAAAGATTTTATCCTGGAAAAGGACTTCCTGAAATCTTGAAATGGAGACAGCCAAATAGGGGATTTGAGGCTATTTCCTTTCAAGATGGTAAGATATATGTTGTTGTGCAAAGTACTTTAGATATAGAGGGAAAAACTAAAAATAATGCAAATTTTGTAAGAATAGTTGAATTCAACCTTGATGACAAGAAAGTAAAGATGTACGCCTATCCTTTAGATGAGGACTATTCTAAATACAGTGATGGAATGATAGGAGATATGGCCAGCCTTGGAAAAGGAAAGTTTTTAGTCCTAGAGAGGGGAAAACTTTCTTCGGGTTATAAAAATATAATCTACTTAATAGATCTAAATTCTGCAGTTCCAATACCTGAAACTCTTGATGAGAGTCAGACAAAAGATAAGAAAATAGAGAATAGATTCTATGTTAAGAAAACAAAAATAATTGATCTAAGAAACTTAGGATATAATTTTGAAAAAAGTGAAGGACTTGCTTTGATTCAGAAGGATACACTCGCAATTTTAAATGATAATGATTTTGGAGTAAAAAGTAATTTATCAACCTTAAAATCTCCTCAACTTATTAATGGAAGAATATGGGAAAAAGATACTTTGAGAGACATAACCGAAAATTTTAAAATTGTTTCAAACGAAGAGATACTTGAGCTTTGGATTTTGAAATTACCTCTTTCTATTGACTAATAAAATTACTTTAAGGGAGGAGAGAGATTTCTTTCCTCCCTTAAACTTATATTGATATCTCTTAAAAAAGTTTTTATAATATAATCTAAAAAAATGATCCCCTCAGAAGAAGAAAGAGATATATTAATAGTTGAAGATTCTCCTACTCAGGCGGAATACTTAAGAAAAATCCTGAGAGACTATGGATATTCTTCTTTTGTTGCTTTAAGTGGAGAAGAAGCTTTAGAATTGTTAAAAACAAAAATACCTCAGGTAGTAATTTCCGATATTGTAATGCCAGGAATTGATGGATATGAATTATGTGGAAAAATTAAATCCGATGAAAAATTAAAAAACATAATTGTTCTTCTATTGACAGTACTTTCAGATCCTAAGGATATTATTAGGGGTTTAGAGGTTGGAGCGGATGGATTCATAACAAAGCCCTTCGATACCAAATATCTTATATCTACCCTTCAATTTTTAATTTCCAGTAGGGAATTAAAAAAGTTAGGTACCATCGAATCTGTAATTGAAATAAATATTTTGGGAAAAAGATACAGATTATATACCACTCAGATCCAAATATTGAATTTACTTCTTCAGAGTTATGAAAAATATTTAGAAAAAAACGAAGAGATTGAAAAATTAAAGGAAGAAATTAATAAATTAAATAAAGAGTTAAAGCTTCTTTATGAAAAGGATAAAGAATATGAATATCTTATCGAGGGAATTCCCTTACCCCTTTTTGTGGTAAAGGATATAGGAGGAGAAATTCTAACTTCAAATTCTTATGTTTCTCTCCTTTTAAAGAAGGATAAAGAAGAAATCATAGGAAAAAATCTTTTTGAGCTTCTCAAACTATCCCCTTTGGAAATAGCAAAGTTAAGAGAAGTACTTCTCTCTCCTAAAGAGAAAAGAACATGTAAGATTAAGGGGAATATATGTGATGAAGAAGTGGAATTGGAGTGTATAGGGGTTCCCATAATCTATAATGAAAAACCTGCAATTCAGCTTACTATTACTATAAAGAAAATTTAAAGCCCCTTTCTCTAAAAAGTTTTATACAGACCTCTACCACATTTTCATCGTACTTAGTTCCTTTATTCTCTTCTATTTCTTTTAAAGCCTTATCAATTCCCAAGGGAGGACGATAAGGTCTATGGGAAACCATGGCTTCTACTACATCTGCAACGGAAACAATTCTTACTGGAAGAGATATTTCTTTATCCTTAAGACCTTCGGGATATCCTGATCCATCAAGTCTTTCGTGGTGCTCTTCTACTATCTCAAGAACTTCGGATGGAAAATCAATATTTTTAAGCATGTTATATCCATTAATGGGATGGGTCTTAACAATATTCATCTCAAGAACACTTAATCTTCCAGGCTTATTTAAAATCTCACCAGGTATGGAAATTTTTCCAATATCATGAAGTAGGGCTCCAGTTTTAATAGCTTCTATTTTATCCTTTGGAAGATTCATTTCTTTGGCAATTTCTTGAGAAAGTTCCGATACCCTTTTTTGATGATAAGCGGTATAAGAATCTTTATACTCCATAATAGAAGAAAGGGTCATAATTACTTGAGTAAAAATATTGTTTAGCTTATGTATACTCGCATAAAGTTTTCTCTCTATATCTCTTCTTTGAGTTACATCTACAATAGAGACTAAGACTCTTTCATTTTCTATAGGTAAAATATTTATATTCAAATCTCTTGGCTTTCCTAGTAGATTATAGGCTTGAACTTCAAAATTCAAATTTAAATTACCATTATAAAATTTATTTATCTCTTCTTTTATAATATCTAAACTACTCTCGTTAAGATAAAGAAAAATATTTTCTTGAAAATTTCTAAAATCAAAATCAGAAAATTCCTTTTTAAAGCTTTGATTTACATTTACAATTTTTATTCTTTTAGCAACTTCGTATACTAATTCGGGATGGACATCAAAATATCTGTATAGTTCCTTTCCCATAACCTTTTTTAAAGTCTTAAAATATTGAAAAAGTTCCGAAACGTCAAGCTCTACAAGGGGAATATTAAACTTATTAAAAAACAGGTTAAAGTTATTATATGTCTCTTTTAATTTATAGATATCATAGAGGGAAAGGACAGTTAAATTTTCACTAAGGGGAAAAATATTAACAAAGACCTTTAATATCTCTCCCTTTTTTGTTCTTAAAAAGGTTTCAAAATCCCTTTCTTCTAATAGATTTAAATCTCCTAGAATATCATCAACAAGTAATTTATTCTCAACTTCTTCCCTTTGATATCCTGACAATTTTTCAAAGACAGAATTACATTTTATTATTTTATTGTTAGAATTTATAACAATAACGCCATGTTTTATATTTTCTAAAAAATCTTTCATAAAATCTCTAAAATACTATATTTTTTTATGATTATAACATATTGAAAACTTTTTTTTATATATCAGTTTTTTAAGGTAAAATAAAAATATGGAGAAGGGAAATATAAGTAAGTTTTTGATGAAGGCTCAGGAAGAAGAGAGAAAGAAAATTGCAAGGGAACTTCATGATGAAATTGGTCAAGCCCTTACTGCAATAAAAATTAATTTGGAACTTCTTAGAAGAAAAATTGATCCTAAATTGGTAAATTACATAGATGATAGTATTAATTTAATAGATAAAACTATCGAACAGGTAAGAAATTTATCCCTAAATCTTCGCCCCTCTCTTTTGGATGATCTGGGCTTACTTTCTTCTTTGAAATGGTATATAGAGAGGGAAAAAAAGAGAAATAATCTTAACATTGAATATGTTTTTAACTTCCAACAGGAAAAAATAAATAAAGATCTTTCCATAAATATTTTCCGAATAATTCAAGAAGGCTTAACAAATATTATAAAACATGCCCAAGCAAGGAATATATTCTTAGAAATAAAAGAAGAAGGAGAAAACATATTAATAACCATTAAGGATGATGGAATTGGTTTTGATGTGGAAAACATATGGGAAAAAATAAAAGAAGGGAGAGCCCTTGGAATTTTAGGAATAAAGGAAAGGGTGGAACTTTTTAATGGAAATATGGAAATTAAAAGTAAAAAAGGAGAAGGAACGGAAATAAAGATAACCTTATCTCTTGAAATCTAAGATTTCTTAAAGACTTACTTTTTCTTCTCCTTTTAACTTTTTTTCTGCAGGAACTATTATAGTCTCGTAAGCCTCAATCTTTAAATTTAACTTATCAAGAGCCTTTTGAATATCTTTAAGACGGGATATAAGTTGTTCCCTTTGCTCCATTAAAATCTTTTTTCTCTCCTCAATAGTCTTATCTCCCTGTTGAAATAGCTTTACATATCTTACCAAGGCTTCTATTTGTACTCCAGCCTCTCTCATACATTTGATAAACTCAATCCATCTACAATCTTCTTCGGTATACTCCCTAACTCCACTTTTATTACGATGAACTCTAGGAATCAAGCCTATCTTTTCATAATATCGGAGGGTATCCTCAGAAATTCCATATTTTTTACTTACCTCAGAGATTTTCATTTTTAAAAACCTCCTTAACTATTATATTACAATTTTATTCCTATCTTATTCAACCATGAGGATATTTTTTCTTTTATATTCTTATCTCCTCCATAATATACACTGAAAATTTCTAATATTTTAGAATTGGGACAAAGTTTTTCTATATCCTTTATAATCTTTCCCTGTCCTCCTCCCCCATGACTACAAAAGGGAGCAATAATTTTTCCTGAGAAATCATATTGAGTTAAAAAGGTGGCAACAGGTGGTGCAATGGTGCTCCACCAATTGGGAGTTCCTATAAATATAACATCATAGAGTTCAAAGTCTTCAACTTTTCCTTTAATTGGAGGCTTGTATCCTTCTTTAATTTCCTTCTTTGCCTGTTCCACTGTGGCATTATAGGAGGAAGGATAAGGAGTCTCAGGCTCTATTTCGAAAAGGGTTCCTCCTACTTCCTTATGAATTAATTCCGCTATTCTTTTTGTGTTTCCCGACCAGCTATAAAAAGCTATAAGAATATTTTTATCCATAATTTAACTTACTAAAGTTTTATTCTCCACTTTCTCTTTCCTATTTTCTCAATTTTTCCCTTTTTAATCATATCCTCAAATCTTTTTTTAATCAACTCCATAATAATTCTCAATTCCTCAGAGGATTTTTCTTTTCCTCTTGGAAGTTTTCTTTTTCCCTTTTCAAGCCTCAGAATCGTAAAATCCTTCTTTCTTTTTAAATGATCATCAAAATTAAATTTTCTCATTTTTTAACTTAATAAGATTTTCATAGACCCCCTCTTCTTTGGATTTATTCTCTAAATAATTCCAGTCAATTTCATCTTTATATAAAAGAATTAATTCCTTTGCCCATTCACAGTCCTGCTGAGATTTCCAATAAAAACAGGCATTTAATCTATCTATGATCAGATCTTCAATCCCAATTATATATGCAGTCATTCCTTCTATTTCAACTAATGTGAGTCTATTATAATCTCCTGCAAGAATTTCACTAGGAATTTCAAGAGATATATCTATCTCGGGATTATACCAGTGCCTTCCTATTTTTTTAAAATTCCAACCTTCTAAGATTTTTCCAACCTCTTCAATACCATTACAAACAAGATCTATATCTTCCGTGGAATAACTTCCAAGGGTGTAGAATTCAAGGGCGTTTCCTCCTACTATTATAGGGGTTATATTCTTTTCTTTTAAAAGGGTAGTTAAAAGAGCAACGAAATAAATTCTTCTCTTAAAGGGTAATTCAATATTTTTTAATTTTTCAAAGGATTCTTTTAAAGCCACAATTTAATAAATAGGCTCAAAATCGTAGGAATAATAGATATAAATTCCCTTGCTCTTTGCAAATTCTTCTACCTCTGGTTCTGTCATATAAGTGACTACAATGGGGAAAATTTCTCCTATTATAACCTCTCTAATATCCTTTAATCTGTCAATAAAATCAATAACATGTCTTATGGAAAGATTTGCCTTTGCCTCACCTACTATATAAATCTCTTTTCCATTTCTTTCTCCCTTTCCTAAGATATTTATTTCCATATTCTCTCCCTTTTTATTTTTGATAAATTTTCTTACTAATCTTTCCTTTACTTCAATTCCAAAATCTCTTTTTAAAAGAGAGGGAAGAGATCTATAGGCTCTATCTTCGAGTTGGAATCTAACAACGTGAGATAATCCGCCTAATTCCTTTGATATTCCATTAATTTGTCTTTGCATGTTTTTTAAAACTAAAGTAAGTTCTCTAATCTCCTCTTCGGTTTTTCTTTGAGCTTCAACAAGAGCGTCTAATCTTTCCTCAGTTCTTTTTTGAGCTTCAGCAAGTTCTTCAATTCTTTTTTCTGTTCTTTCCTGAGCAAAGATAAGCCTTTCGATTGCGGATTTTAGATCCACAATCTCTTTATGAAGGGGAATTCTTTCTTCAAGCTCTTGAAGGACAATTTCTCTTATTATTGGATATAACTCTTCTTTTGGAATTGCCATAATTTTAAGCTCCTCATGAAGCTATTTTATCATATATTTTTTAATCTTAAAAATTGATTATAATAAAAATGACTTATGAAAATAAAAGTTTTGATTGCAGACGACCATACTTTGGTAAGAGAGGGGATAAAAGCTCTTCTTAGAGAGATTCCTGATGTGCTTGTTGTTGGGGAAGTGGGAGATGGTAAGGAACTAATAGATAAATTAAAGACTCTTGACCCTGATATTGTTCTATTGGATATTTCCATGCCCAATGTGAATAATTTAAGCTTTTGTGAAAGAATAAAAGAGATTTCTGAAAATACAAAAGTCATTATTCTATCCATGCATTATTCCGAGGAGTATGTTAGATCCGCATTAAAATATGGAGTAAAGGGATATATATTAAAAGATTCTTCTCTTTCGGAATTAGAGTTTGCAATTAGATCAGTATTCAAGGGGGAAATATATTTAAGTCCTAAAATTTCTAATATATTAGTAAAGGATTATTTAGAAAAGGTTAAAGATCCCTTAGATGTACTAACAGAGAGACAAAAGGAAA includes:
- a CDS encoding response regulator, whose translation is MIPSEEERDILIVEDSPTQAEYLRKILRDYGYSSFVALSGEEALELLKTKIPQVVISDIVMPGIDGYELCGKIKSDEKLKNIIVLLLTVLSDPKDIIRGLEVGADGFITKPFDTKYLISTLQFLISSRELKKLGTIESVIEINILGKRYRLYTTQIQILNLLLQSYEKYLEKNEEIEKLKEEINKLNKELKLLYEKDKEYEYLIEGIPLPLFVVKDIGGEILTSNSYVSLLLKKDKEEIIGKNLFELLKLSPLEIAKLREVLLSPKEKRTCKIKGNICDEEVELECIGVPIIYNEKPAIQLTITIKKI
- a CDS encoding MerR family transcriptional regulator; the protein is MKISEVSKKYGISEDTLRYYEKIGLIPRVHRNKSGVREYTEEDCRWIEFIKCMREAGVQIEALVRYVKLFQQGDKTIEERKKILMEQREQLISRLKDIQKALDKLNLKIEAYETIIVPAEKKLKGEEKVSL
- a CDS encoding esterase-like activity of phytase family protein; this encodes MYRVLSRLILLASLLIIFILGQNFGEKTEVYRYKIDTPFLKEKYNISFGSGIYFLGKEGEDLVFLSITDRGPNVDSPDILLDNKLYPSKIFLVPEFSPQIGYLRIRNNKCYVDKFYEIYNENGEKSTGKPLPLNKIGSTGEIPLDEKLKIINFDDLGLDPEGITIDDKGFIWICEEYGPSIIKIDPKTYRILERFYPGKGLPEILKWRQPNRGFEAISFQDGKIYVVVQSTLDIEGKTKNNANFVRIVEFNLDDKKVKMYAYPLDEDYSKYSDGMIGDMASLGKGKFLVLERGKLSSGYKNIIYLIDLNSAVPIPETLDESQTKDKKIENRFYVKKTKIIDLRNLGYNFEKSEGLALIQKDTLAILNDNDFGVKSNLSTLKSPQLINGRIWEKDTLRDITENFKIVSNEEILELWILKLPLSID
- a CDS encoding DUF6036 family nucleotidyltransferase, producing MALKESFEKLKNIELPFKRRIYFVALLTTLLKEKNITPIIVGGNALEFYTLGSYSTEDIDLVCNGIEEVGKILEGWNFKKIGRHWYNPEIDISLEIPSEILAGDYNRLTLVEIEGMTAYIIGIEDLIIDRLNACFYWKSQQDCEWAKELILLYKDEIDWNYLENKSKEEGVYENLIKLKNEKI
- a CDS encoding flavodoxin produces the protein MDKNILIAFYSWSGNTKRIAELIHKEVGGTLFEIEPETPYPSSYNATVEQAKKEIKEGYKPPIKGKVEDFELYDVIFIGTPNWWSTIAPPVATFLTQYDFSGKIIAPFCSHGGGGQGKIIKDIEKLCPNSKILEIFSVYYGGDKNIKEKISSWLNKIGIKL
- a CDS encoding sensor histidine kinase, giving the protein MEKGNISKFLMKAQEEERKKIARELHDEIGQALTAIKINLELLRRKIDPKLVNYIDDSINLIDKTIEQVRNLSLNLRPSLLDDLGLLSSLKWYIEREKKRNNLNIEYVFNFQQEKINKDLSINIFRIIQEGLTNIIKHAQARNIFLEIKEEGENILITIKDDGIGFDVENIWEKIKEGRALGILGIKERVELFNGNMEIKSKKGEGTEIKITLSLEI
- a CDS encoding HD domain-containing protein — translated: MKDFLENIKHGVIVINSNNKIIKCNSVFEKLSGYQREEVENKLLVDDILGDLNLLEERDFETFLRTKKGEILKVFVNIFPLSENLTVLSLYDIYKLKETYNNFNLFFNKFNIPLVELDVSELFQYFKTLKKVMGKELYRYFDVHPELVYEVAKRIKIVNVNQSFKKEFSDFDFRNFQENIFLYLNESSLDIIKEEINKFYNGNLNLNFEVQAYNLLGKPRDLNINILPIENERVLVSIVDVTQRRDIERKLYASIHKLNNIFTQVIMTLSSIMEYKDSYTAYHQKRVSELSQEIAKEMNLPKDKIEAIKTGALLHDIGKISIPGEILNKPGRLSVLEMNIVKTHPINGYNMLKNIDFPSEVLEIVEEHHERLDGSGYPEGLKDKEISLPVRIVSVADVVEAMVSHRPYRPPLGIDKALKEIEENKGTKYDENVVEVCIKLFRERGFKFSL
- a CDS encoding response regulator transcription factor, with amino-acid sequence MKIKVLIADDHTLVREGIKALLREIPDVLVVGEVGDGKELIDKLKTLDPDIVLLDISMPNVNNLSFCERIKEISENTKVIILSMHYSEEYVRSALKYGVKGYILKDSSLSELEFAIRSVFKGEIYLSPKISNILVKDYLEKVKDPLDVLTERQKEILKLLAEGYSAKEISHKLGISIKTVETHKSQIMEKLNIYDLAGLVKFAIKYGLIKLE